One window of the Epinephelus moara isolate mb chromosome 24, YSFRI_EMoa_1.0, whole genome shotgun sequence genome contains the following:
- the cdab gene encoding cytidine deaminase b, protein MDQVNFSRGVMHIKDHGSRDLSQETVKRLILQSQKAKQQAYCPYSKFRVGAALLTLDNCVFTGCNVENACYNLGLCAERTAISKAVSEGYRSFKAIAIASDLNDQFISPCGGCRQFIREFGSNWDVYLSKPDGSYLKMTVDELLPVSFGPEELSMKKVFEISPEY, encoded by the exons ATGGACCAAGTGAACTTCAGCAGGGGGGTAATGCATATTAAGGACCATGGCTCCAGAGACTTGTCCCAGGAAACAGTCAAGAGGCTGATCCTCCAGTCTCAGAAGGCAAAACAGCAAGCCTACTGTCCTTACAGCAAATTCAGAGTGGGAGCGGCTCTCTTGACCCTCGACAACTGTGTGTTTACAG GTTGCAATGTGGAGAATGCATGTTACAACCTGGGTCTATGTGCTGAGAGGACTGCTATCTCAAAGGCAGTGTCCGAAGGCTACCGGAGCTTCAAGGCTATTGCAATTGCCAG TGACCTGAATGACCAGTTCATCTCCCCGTGTGGTGGCTGCAGGCAGTTCATAAGAGAG TTCGGCTCAAACTGGGATGTGTACCTGTCAAAGCCAGACGGCTCGTACCTGAAGATGACTGTGGACGAGCTGCTGCCCGTCTCCTTCGGCCCCGAAGAGCTGTCCATGAAGAAAGTGTTCGAAATCTCTCCTGAGTACTGA
- the LOC126385443 gene encoding serine protease 1-like isoform X1: protein MNLAPSWHLSLLLLSALTGVYGKRIIGGAEVNPYSVKYQASLLFMNHHFCGGTLVHPQWVVSAAHCWRPRHLIQVVLSEHSIYKLEGFEQRFDVSLVVRHYQYQHWTFDNDIMLIKLDRPAIINARVEPASLPDPDLPPLADLAQCTVSGWGVTWLNSYSLSPMLRSVDVNIFDNCRQYYYFRVTDNMVCAGSHFGGKDSCQDWGYLQVGKVKPMWKCLKPAFLLMDSGGRLQWSQKEGDSGGPLICNGKLEGIVSWGIGCAYAYYPGVYTKVRNYLAWINWVIQNR, encoded by the exons ATGAACCTGGCTCCATCCTGGCACCTCTCACTGCTCCTCCTGAGTGCTCTAACAG GTGTGTACGGGAAGAGAATCATCGGGGGTGCAGAGGTGAACCCATACTCCGTCAAGTATCAGGCCTCCCTCCTGTTCATGAACCATCACTTCTGTGGAGGCACCCTCGTCCACCCGCAGTGGGTGGTGTCTGCTGCCCACTGCTGGAGACC GAGGCACCTGATCCAGGTGGTCCTGAGTGAGCACAGCATCTACAAGCTGGAGGGCTTTGAGCAGAGGTTCGATGTCTCCTTAGTCGTCAGGCACTACCAGTACCAACACTGGACGTTTGACAATGATATCATGCTGATAAAG TTGGACCGTCCAGCTATCATCAATGCCAGGGTCGAGCCGGCCTCTTTGCCCGACCCAGACTTACCGCCTTTGGCCGACCTTGCCCAGTGCACAGTCAGCGGCTGGGGTGTGACCTGGCTCAACAGCTACAGCCTGTCACCTATGCTGAGGTCCGTGGATGTGAACATCTTTGACAACTGCAGGCAGTACTACTACTTCAGGGTAACAGACAACATGGTCTGTGCTGGCTCTCACTTTGGTGGGAAAGACTCCTGTCAG GACTGGGGTTATCTCCAGGTcggaaaagtgaagccaatgtggaagtgccttaaacctgcattcttgcTAATGGACAGCGGGGGGCGACTCCAATGGTCGCAAAAAGAG GGTGACTCAGGAGGACCTCTTATCTGTAACGGTAAACTTGAGGGCATTGTATCCTGGGGCATCGGCTGTGCTTATGCTTACTACCCTGGCGTCTACACTAAGGTCAGAAACTACCTCGCATGGATCAATTGGGTCATCCAGAACAGATAA
- the LOC126385443 gene encoding serine protease 1-like isoform X2: MNLAPSWHLSLLLLSALTGVYGKRIIGGAEVNPYSVKYQASLLFMNHHFCGGTLVHPQWVVSAAHCWRPRHLIQVVLSEHSIYKLEGFEQRFDVSLVVRHYQYQHWTFDNDIMLIKLDRPAIINARVEPASLPDPDLPPLADLAQCTVSGWGVTWLNSYSLSPMLRSVDVNIFDNCRQYYYFRVTDNMVCAGSHFGGKDSCQGDSGGPLICNGKLEGIVSWGIGCAYAYYPGVYTKVRNYLAWINWVIQNR; the protein is encoded by the exons ATGAACCTGGCTCCATCCTGGCACCTCTCACTGCTCCTCCTGAGTGCTCTAACAG GTGTGTACGGGAAGAGAATCATCGGGGGTGCAGAGGTGAACCCATACTCCGTCAAGTATCAGGCCTCCCTCCTGTTCATGAACCATCACTTCTGTGGAGGCACCCTCGTCCACCCGCAGTGGGTGGTGTCTGCTGCCCACTGCTGGAGACC GAGGCACCTGATCCAGGTGGTCCTGAGTGAGCACAGCATCTACAAGCTGGAGGGCTTTGAGCAGAGGTTCGATGTCTCCTTAGTCGTCAGGCACTACCAGTACCAACACTGGACGTTTGACAATGATATCATGCTGATAAAG TTGGACCGTCCAGCTATCATCAATGCCAGGGTCGAGCCGGCCTCTTTGCCCGACCCAGACTTACCGCCTTTGGCCGACCTTGCCCAGTGCACAGTCAGCGGCTGGGGTGTGACCTGGCTCAACAGCTACAGCCTGTCACCTATGCTGAGGTCCGTGGATGTGAACATCTTTGACAACTGCAGGCAGTACTACTACTTCAGGGTAACAGACAACATGGTCTGTGCTGGCTCTCACTTTGGTGGGAAAGACTCCTGTCAG GGTGACTCAGGAGGACCTCTTATCTGTAACGGTAAACTTGAGGGCATTGTATCCTGGGGCATCGGCTGTGCTTATGCTTACTACCCTGGCGTCTACACTAAGGTCAGAAACTACCTCGCATGGATCAATTGGGTCATCCAGAACAGATAA